The following is a genomic window from Sutcliffiella horikoshii.
ACGCAACAGGTGGAACGATCCATATCATTGCAAACAACTTGCTTGGATTTACTACAAACTACGGTGATTCCCGTTCCACTAAGTATGCAAGTGACCTTGCAAAAGGCTATGAGATCCCGGTTATCCATGTGAATGCCGACGATCCGGAAAGCTGTTTAGCTGTTATGGTGTTTGCTTATGAATACCGTAAGAAATTCAAAAAAGATATCGTGATTGATCTTATTGGTTACCGTCGTTTCGGTCACAACGAAATGGATGACGCCAATGTAACGCAACCACTCTTATATGAAAAAATCAACAACCATCCGGTAATTGCCGAAAAGTATGGAAAAGAGCTTGTGAACAGAGGCATTCTTTCTGAAGAAGATTTTACTGGTAAGAAAACAGAATTCATGCAGAAGCTGCAAGGCATTTTCGATGAGCTACGCAAAGAGGACGAAGGCAATGTGAAAATTAAGCAGGTGCCAAAGCCAATCAGTGATCAAGTACCTGAGCTTGAAACAGCAGTGCCGGAAGACGTGTTGAAATCCATCAACAGCAACCTGGTGAAGTTCCCGGAAACTTTTACTGTTTATCCGAAACTAGGCCGTATTTTGAAAAAGCGTGAAAGCCTACTTGCCAGTGACAACAAAGTGGATTGGTCCTTAGGGGAGACACTTGCCTTTGCATCGATTCTTGCTGATGGCACGCCGATTCGATTAACAGGTCAGGACAGTGAGCGCGGAACATTCTCGCACAGACATCTTGTACTGCATGATAACAAAACCGGAGAGCGCTTCATTCCGTTGCATGAACTACCGGAAGCTAAAGCTTCTCTTTCCCTTTACAACAGTCCTTTATCTGAGACAGCAGTTCTTGGTTTTGATTATGGATACAGCGTGCAATCGCCAGAATCCCTTGTCATTTGGGAAGCCCAGTTTGGCGATTTCGTAAACGTAGCCCAAGTAATCATTGACCAGTTCATCGCATCCGGAAGAGCGAAGTGGGGCCAGAAATCAAGTCTTGTCATGCTTCTGCCACACGGCTACGAAGGACAAGGACCTGAGCATTCCAGCGGTCGCGTCGAGCGTTTCTTGAACTCTGCTGCGGAAAATAACTGGATTGTTGCGAATGTGACAAGCGCGGCGCAATACTTCCACCTTTTAAGAAGACAGGCAAAGCTGACGACAAAAGAGGATGCAAGACCCCTTATCGTCATGACACCGAAGAGCTTGTTGCGTAACTCGATGACTGTTTCTGATGTGTCCGAGTTGACAGAAGGCAAGTTCAACCTTCTAGTGGAAGAAAAACGTACAGGGCAAAATAAAGATCAAGTGAAACGCCTTGCTTTATGCACAGGTAAAGTGGCGATTGATCTTGCAGCTAAAATTGATGAAATGGGCAGTGACGAGGTGGAGTCCCTTCATATCGCGCGTGTCGAGCAACTATACCCATTCCCGCATAAGGAAGTAGAAGAGCTTGCTGCACAATTCCCTAACCTAGAAGAAATCGTTTGGGTTCAGGAAGAGCCGAAGAACATGGGAGCTTGGCCGGTTGTCAAAGCAAACCTTCATGAAATTGCAACAGACGGCATCTCTGTGGACTATATCGGGCGTCCGAAACGCTCTAGTCCTGCAACAGGTGAGCCGCATATTCATAAACAAGAACAAGCATGGATCGTGGAAGATACAGTGAACGTACACAAAGGGCATGGAGGGGAAAACAAATGATCGAAATTAAAGTGCCAGAACTTGCAGAATCAATCACAGAAGGTACGATAGCAGAATGGACAGTAAAAACAGGTGACGCGATTGAAAAGGGAGAAACAATCGCAGAGCTTGAAACAGATAAGGTAAATGTAGAAATTAAAAGTGACTTCAGCGGGGTAATCCAGGAGCTTTTAGCAGAACCTGGTGACAACGTTGTCGTTGGACAAGTCATTGCGAAGCTTGGGGAAGAAGGAGCAAGCGCTGCGTCTGACGCTGCGCCAAAAGAAGAAGCACCTAAAGCGGAAGAGGCCCCTAAAGCTGAGCCTGCTAAAGAAGCAACACCTGCTCCAGCTGCTGAAGAGAAAAAAGTAAGCAAATCAAGAACAGTAGCTTCTCCGGCAGCACGCAAAAAAGCAAGAGAGCTTGGAATCGATCTTGATGAAGTTTCCTTCCGTGACCCAATGGGACGCGTTCGTGTGGAAGATGTGGAAGCACACAACCAAACTAAAAATGCACCTAAAGCTGCTGAGAAGCCTGCAGCATCACCATCCAAACCTGCA
Proteins encoded in this region:
- a CDS encoding 2-oxoglutarate dehydrogenase E1 component, with translation MSKVEVEQIWERFYGPNMGYVYDMYEKYQQDPESVDGSIRALFEELGSPPGMDSISISNVRGAEGGSNPQAVPQMAIKKVISANKLLRNIRELGHLAANINPLHKEPQDDVGFLDVETYGLSKQDLVQIPIDLVWEAAPEAISNAWEAYEHLKRIYTGTIAYEFGHIHDEEEQTWLNSYIENTRIERPFTKEQRVELLERLISVDGFEKFLHKTFVGQKRFSIEGLDMLVPMFDKLIQSGCEDGTKNISIGMAHRGRLNVLAHVLGKPYELIFSEFHHSPNKELVPSEGSRGINFGWSGDVKYHMGADRQVTGEKEQVVRINLAHNPSHLEFVNPVVQGVARASQEDRSEKGYPKQNKQSSFSVLVHGDAAFPGEGVVAETLNLTKLKGYATGGTIHIIANNLLGFTTNYGDSRSTKYASDLAKGYEIPVIHVNADDPESCLAVMVFAYEYRKKFKKDIVIDLIGYRRFGHNEMDDANVTQPLLYEKINNHPVIAEKYGKELVNRGILSEEDFTGKKTEFMQKLQGIFDELRKEDEGNVKIKQVPKPISDQVPELETAVPEDVLKSINSNLVKFPETFTVYPKLGRILKKRESLLASDNKVDWSLGETLAFASILADGTPIRLTGQDSERGTFSHRHLVLHDNKTGERFIPLHELPEAKASLSLYNSPLSETAVLGFDYGYSVQSPESLVIWEAQFGDFVNVAQVIIDQFIASGRAKWGQKSSLVMLLPHGYEGQGPEHSSGRVERFLNSAAENNWIVANVTSAAQYFHLLRRQAKLTTKEDARPLIVMTPKSLLRNSMTVSDVSELTEGKFNLLVEEKRTGQNKDQVKRLALCTGKVAIDLAAKIDEMGSDEVESLHIARVEQLYPFPHKEVEELAAQFPNLEEIVWVQEEPKNMGAWPVVKANLHEIATDGISVDYIGRPKRSSPATGEPHIHKQEQAWIVEDTVNVHKGHGGENK